The Pseudorasbora parva isolate DD20220531a chromosome 21, ASM2467924v1, whole genome shotgun sequence sequence GTTAGAAAAGCATTTTAATACAGATTTATTgggaacattttattttgattagaTAACAATTGTATATCTGCTGGTTACCAAATAGAGACAGACTTATtatcaaacatgtttttttttttatttgtttttttttattgtatttgtctgTATCAATATcggttttaaaaatgcaatctATAGCAGTAGGCATAATGAGGAGCTTTGAATATTTTTATGCATGATTTTAAGAGAGAACAAAACCAAAACATCTGGTGAATAAAATTTTTCCAAAGCTTCTGAAAGATTTGGTCTGACAGCCTCCGCTTATTAAGAAGGAACCATGCCATTTAACATGGTTTGTGCATCTGTGACGTTTGAATGCGTGTTTTGTTTAGCATCCGATGCTAATCACATTTGACCCAGAATCATGGCCTTGAATTGGCTCATTGATTGAGAAGCGGCACATGCTCCATCTGTTTGATTGCGTTATGCAAAGTTTTGTTTTCATTAGGCCTCAATCATAACCCTCTTTCCTTTGTCTCTCTATCTCCATAGGGACCTGATGCCTAAGACCCTGGAGGGCCAGATCACCATGGAGAAAACACCAAGCTACTTTGTGACCCGCGAGGCTCCGGGCCGGATCTACGCCATGTCCCGCGACACCAAGCTGATCGTGGTGGTCCGGGACCCCGTCACACGAGCCATCTCTGACTACACACAGACACTGTCCAAGAAGCCAGACATTCCTACTTTTGAGAGcctgacattcaaaaacaggACTACAGGGTTGATCGACACCTCGTGGAGCGCCATTCAGATCGGCATCTACGCCAAACACCTGGACAACTGGCTGCAGTTCTTCCCCATGAGCCAGATCCTGTTCGTGAGCGGAGAGCGGCTGATCAGCGACCCGGCCGGAGAGCTGGGGCGCGTGCAGGACTTCTTAGGGCTGAAGAGGATCATCACAGACAAACACTTCTACTTCAACCAGACCAAGGGCTTCCCTTGTCTAAAAAAGGCGGAGGGTAGCAGCAAGCCACATTGCCTGGGTAAAACCAAAGGGCGGACTCACCCAAACATTGACCCTGAGGTCGTGCAGAGACTTCGAGACTTCTACAGGCCGTTCAACATGAAGTTCTACCAGATGACTGGGCATAACTTTGGTTGGGATTAACCGTGAATGGAGGACcgttgttttctttctttttctgtgtatttgaaACGGCAAAAGACATTGAGATGATTgctatatatatgtaaaatgtacagaaatctattttataataatttatttttaatttctaagCAATTAATTCACTAAGCTGCCTAACCATATTGTACATAACGTCCGGCCCAACTCTAGTCTCACCACCGACATTCCACATTTTTGATTTGCTGTGCGTGTTTCCATTCACAATGAAATTAATGGTGCTTCCGAATTTGAAAAATGGtttgacaaacaaaaaaacagtttgttaCGGGTATCGTGCATTTACAAACCAACAGGTACATTTGCGATTCATTCAATTCTGAATGTCCATGTATACCTTTGTGACAGAGGGTAATGAACTGTATTTCACTCTCTGACCGCATTTCGTGTTACATTACACTCCATATTGGCCCGAGTCCTACTACGTCCGGCTGATAAGCAAGATAGCTGATTCGATGTGTCCCTTCACTCAATAGCATAGCGATCAATAGCCCTAATTGCTACTTACAGTGTCACTCATGTTTAGAGTCGACCGCTGGCCTTTCACTCGTGGTTCCGGTAATGAATGACCAATCCATCGATGGCTAAATCGTATCTTAGACGACAGCAAGGCAGCATGTCGACATTATGTTAATCGCGTAACATATCTAAACTGATCGATTGGGTTTCTCCAGCCTCAGAAATGGCTTGCTGCCCTGTCTGAAAGGTTCAAAGGTCAAGATAGCATTGAAAGGAACTGGATTTGTTTCAAAAGCAAGCGCCAAATGACATGCGCCTCATCGCTAGCAGgcccatatttttatttagaagTGACTCGTACTAAAAAATAAACCCCCTGAAGTGAAAGGATAACGTTTCTCATTCATCCCATCGAAACGTGTTTTCCACTACTTCTCAGTTCTCCTCTTCTTGCCAAATTTGAACAAGCTTACATTGAGATGCCTCATTGTTCATCTTTTTCTCATGCAAGCCTCCATGTGCTTTTGTTTGTCTTTCTACTTGAAAGCGAGGAGAAACAGTCGGTCGCTATCTATCTGTGAAATTCATCCCGTGACCGCTGAGACGGCGGCTGTCTCGAAGGCAAGATGAATGACTGGGCTTTAGTGTGGCTCTGGTTACTGTTCATTCAGAGCACCTGATTCAGGATCAGCTCTCAATGTCAGGTTAAGGTGTAGGGTTTGAAGGGTGCTCCGGGCCAACATTTCACTTTTTACGCCTCAGCTTTAACATCAGCCTGAAATGCTGTACCTGGACTAGAATTCAAAGGGTCGAGGTCACCGGGAGGTTTTAAGGCAGAATAGCATTACGAATGTACTGTAACTTCGCCTTTTCCACCCCTGTTTAACATACGGAAATGGAGAATGAAATGCAGAGGGACATGTTTGTCTAATTGATTGTTTTTGGATGGATGCATttgaaaagaaaacaaacaaattgaagCGTTCTGTATCAGCTCACtgatttttttgtttcgttttacAACATGCTGTGCCTCGAACCAGTCCTGTGCTATATGCTAAGCCAACTTCCTTTCGTTTAGAGAGGAGATTGTAATATTTATCAGCTGTGAGTACACAGCCATACGATTCTTGTTGGCCTTTTTGAGTCTGAATTAAGCAGTGGAAGCTGAGGGAAATTTCCCAGGGCATATTCCCTAGTTTATTCAATTCATCAAGTAATCAAATGTTCAGAGGAGGCAAAAGAGAAACAATGTGAAATTTCTCCTCCAACTGTATTCAAATCATCAAAGCTTGTTTCTTGCATTCACATTGCATTTAAAAGCAAATCAGTTGGATGATAGATGTGAAATAGGGTCAAGCAAATTGTCATCAAATGCTCACCCATGGGGCCTCCTGTGATCTTTACCAGtgcaattgtttttttgttttttcctttggTTTCAGAAACAACTGTCCTGGGATGTCAAAAAGGAGCTTTATTGCTCAGGCATTTTCTGGGTAAAGTTTGTCACTGATTACATGTGAACTGCAAATGAATTCTGATCTGTCAAAAGTTATGAGCAAAGTTTCATATCTTCGCTCATGGTCAGGCAGTGATGCATCTGTTTAATGGTTGAGTTTTATTCAACCTCATAGAGATATCCAGATGTTAGAAATGTTTGTCTTACTCTGAGtataacacaaataaatagaCTAGAAATGAGCTTTATGTACAAATGATGAGGAAGACCTGTAAACCAAGTATTTTGTGGTATCAAAAATTAATTTTACACCATGAAAGAGAAAAATGGAACAGATGTTTCTAGataattaaatactgaacattCATACTTTTGCTTTGTatgaagaataaaataaaatatatattttaccaaACTAACTGACTCTGTCTTGACTCAGATGTTAAGTAATGTCTTGTGGTGTCAGAAATATATGAGAATGTATTTCTGAcatgtttcatttaaaaaaaaaaaatagtattttctgactgaaaatgtaaattttcaaGTTTTGAATTTGGTCagttaatttttattttctcccataaaaacattaacattttacacatttctaaaatattgtcaatttcatctgaaaaattacatttttatttttttattaatatttcagaTGACCAATGGCATGTTTAAATGAAACGTACGATGTGAATATATCCACATGGTCATGTGTTAATAACCTCCTCTCATGTTAACCTCAAAAGATCTTTTCAAcacttttttgtattttcaaaatactgTTATTGTGGGACAGGCACATTTGTTTCTAAATTTGATTAGCTTTTTACAACGTTGTTGGACATTTTAacctaaaatgaaaaaaaggggtgtgtgtgtgtgtgtgtgtgtgggggggggggggtaaaaatATAAATGGCAAAAAATAGTCTTTTTTTGTATAGTATGTAATTTTGTATATTCTTTAGTATGTAATTTACATTAAAAGAAACATGTTAATATGTAGGCCTACTTCATTTCGATTCTGTCATAGATCAAAATAAGTATAGCCTAATATGTCCAGAAAGTGAGTCAAATATTGATTCAGTACACGCTCTAATTCAGTCCAATAAAAGATTCATTAGAAGATTCAAACCGGTAACTCGTAACAGCTCATTGAATTCAAATTCATTTGTCAATCGATCATCGCGGTCTCTTCAGAATCCATGGCTGACGTCACGGACAAtacatccattttttttttttacagtctatggattTAACGAAGGAGGACACGAAgttagtcggtctgagagaagaggatacagaggatagtacaagatggaggcagatgattcgctgtggcgactcCTGGAGCGAACAGCCTAAAGTAAAAGAAGAGGTCAGTCCCTATATTTTGATTCACTAAACAGAACCGGCTCTTAAGAGCGTATTCATTTGAGATTCAGACACTGGTCGCTCTGTATGCTTTTGATTCATTAAAAGAACCGGCTGATAAGTGTTCGTCAATCTGACTACtcgtgttgtttttgttttgcagtgtaaattTACCCACTATGGGCTTCTTGCCATTATTTTGGCATTTGTTCACGCACCACATTCAATGGAGGCAATGGATTCACATTCAAAACGCAGGTAATGTTTTCTTACAGGTAAGATTTATTCTGAACGCGGTTTTGCTTTCATGGCTTGTTTTGTGATCAGTTGTTTGACTTCGTTTTGTAGCTTAAATGTTGCTGCAACATTTAATAATACGTGAACTGTAGGCTATATTTTTCCTTATCAATTACGATGaaggattttatttatttatccatccatccatccatccatccatccatcatccatccatccatccatccatccaaccatccaatATTATTACTGTATTATACAGTATTGTTTCTGATTTTCTAAGATGTAGTTAATGTAAATACACATTTGAAAAGAGAAATGACACAAACACACCTCTTAATAAGAACAATAAGCTCAGGAAGTTGTTTTTCGCAGGCTGTTGCACTTAACAAGGACCTGTATATTTTTGTAGTTTCATTCCAAATGATTCAGAGAAG is a genomic window containing:
- the hs3st3b1b gene encoding heparan sulfate glucosamine 3-O-sulfotransferase 3B1b — translated: MEYSLFCHHFYALSVSPVKKKLGLLFIMLLLWVYMLYSCVGYCATMPPGLVVDNTNNNRAKETDFLGKYAEAESGRPDLMMSKLLSRPQSSWTDVESDYDEPTVRRAPRDFSKDEVDVDRAEEWDDGRRVSSLSSFSNGSGNKKLPQAIIIGVKKGGTRALLEFLRVHPDIRAVGAEPHFFDRNYDNGLDWYRDLMPKTLEGQITMEKTPSYFVTREAPGRIYAMSRDTKLIVVVRDPVTRAISDYTQTLSKKPDIPTFESLTFKNRTTGLIDTSWSAIQIGIYAKHLDNWLQFFPMSQILFVSGERLISDPAGELGRVQDFLGLKRIITDKHFYFNQTKGFPCLKKAEGSSKPHCLGKTKGRTHPNIDPEVVQRLRDFYRPFNMKFYQMTGHNFGWD